One genomic region from Magallana gigas chromosome 3, xbMagGiga1.1, whole genome shotgun sequence encodes:
- the LOC105332297 gene encoding PSME3-interacting protein, which produces MTSSDLSMRFVTQDTLDEKRKRRQEEWEKKRQPEDPIECPEEVVDNRSLYERLQEQKDKKEQEYQDQFALKNSVKGLQEDEVAFLDHVSDQQIAIEKARNNEEARVIRELREANVYKIENTKQKEDKKPVKQQIGASQNKKSQQALLAGVVKRKSADSSDDSKKRKLSTEESLAQQTTTAKPQGLQTATGLQTATVIGILPGLGAYNNDTSDSESSSSDSEVDIRLAPAKIYVKVEQE; this is translated from the exons ATGACTTCCTCAGACCTGTCAATGAGGTTCGTTACCCAGGATACCCTGGATGAGAAGAGGAAGCGAAGACAAGAGGAGTGGGAGAAGAAGAGGCAACCGGAGGATCCTATTG AATGTCCTGAGGAAGTAGTTGACAACAGATCCCTTTATGAGCGCCTACAGGAGCAAAAGGATAAGAAGGAGCAGGAATATCAGGACCAGTTTGCACTGA AAAACAGTGTGAAAGGATTACAGGAAGATGAAGTAGCATTCTTGGACCATGTATCAGATCAACAGATAGCCATAGAGAAAGCTCGAAACAATGAAGAGGCCCGGGTAATCAGAGAACTTAGA GAAGCAAATGTCTACAAGATAGAGAACACCAAACAGAAAGAAGACAAGAAACCAGTGAAACAACAGATTGGTGCCTCACAGAACAAGAAGTCGCAGCAAGCATTACTAGCCGGGGTCGTCAAGAGGAAAAG TGCCGACTCAAGTGATGACAGCAAAAAGAGAAAACTTTCCACAGAAG AATCTTTAGCCCAGCAGACTACAACAGCTAAACCACAGGGTCTTCAGACAGCGACAGGTCTACAGACTGCGACAGTGATAGGCATTTTGCCAGGACTCGGTGCCTACAACAATGACACTAGTGACTCAGAGAGCTCCAGCAGTGATTCAGAGGTGGACATTAGGCTTGCTCCAGCCAAAATCTATGTCAAGGTGGAACAGGAGTGA